The segment agtctatggcatgtatagggttgtaaagttgagtaagtaaatgatacaagactaagatattggtaaatatttaataatgcctcatgaatattttgggccttgtaagcccgattaaaggataatatacgtgtgtatgaaaaatttaaaattgatcaaaaatttttacggtctggttttatataaatggatgagtttaaatctggtagcatctcgaaccctgttccggcgagggatacgggcgaagggtgttacacaattgcttacaccgtttcttctataagaaattagactcaataagatttaattctatatttttttcatcctctaattcaatttatacaatttttggtgatttttcaaacttaaactACTGCTGCAGTCCCAAACAGTCAtaatacaaaatgttgattttctactttaattttaatttaatcctaactaaattcacttacttttctatcttaattcatactttatttctactcaattttaaccaaaattagacataattatctatttttcatcataaaaccataattttgaaattctttcaatttagtccttaaagcataaaacttatgaatcactttacaattcaatccttatttcatttctaacttgaatttctatcaatttagcccttaattcatcttttgttcaacttaatcaacacatAAAATTCATTAACTTCCTAACTTTTGATATAATTCATGTAGTACTCTTCTCTAGAAttccataaacatcaaaattacaagaaaagggatcaAATTAACTTACCTAATAAAGCTTAAGGCTTCAAAAACcccaattttccttttatttttctttccttcctttctttTCCCCGTTTCGTCTCCTTGTctgtttcttttctctctttttctttttttttttactttatatatatatatatatatataatatataataacaataataataatgactttATTAAACATCTAcataatatcaaatatttattttacacttgggcacacatatattattacatttgtatttcatcctcaccatacacttgtcattttatatttatttatcatataaatatattataatataattatttatttaataaatatctttcactaaataataaatatccatttaatatcaaatacatatattacaaatatatgtattttttattaatacatttgtaccaaaacattaccatacacttgtctttatttaatctattcatcatataatatcaatttaataataataaatacattaattatttacttaaataataagtaaatacatacatgtattacaaatgtatgtataatacttattacacatgtattttatttttgccatacacttggcactcctttggcttattttcttatttaatccttttaatttctttatcctataattaaacttttacacttcattcaatttaatccttttatctaattatcctttatttaagctaatttgcttcattaaactttaattaatcactctcttaacttcgtaaatatttttaataaatatttacaaatctattttcgaaacaGAGACCCGAAAATGTACTTTTTCGATAACTATAAAAATTCAGGTCATTACACTTACCCTCCCAATTTCTATATTATTTTACTTTCTTTGATATCTATTTCATAACAAATTAGAATTCGTTTTCTAGCtcataaaaaaaatctaaaaaccgACAAACCAAATAAAAAGTTTCAATTCAATTATTTAGTTTTGCTCTCTAGGTAAATTCAATTTATTCGATTCACATAAGTAATTTGACTTATGTAACTTTTggtataaaaaaaatcaaatcaactGAATGCACACCCTGCAAAGTATACATGGATAGAATAATACATGAAAGACATGTTAATATGTTGATATTCTTGTGGGTCACCAAATGTACTGAAGAATTTGATAATGACTTTAAAAGGAACAAAGAAGACAGATATGGCTTTAATTCATCAAGTTCGAGATTTCAGTAGTTAATTCTAACCATCAATGGTTGACCATAAAGCTAAGATGGTAGATAAATAGTATTTCTCCAAAATAACTTGGAAGTACTTTAACCAAGCTAAGAAGCTTCAACTAAAACAACCTATGTTGAACATATTAAGACTCCATTGAGGTTTGACATATCAAGCTTCTATCCTATTGTCTTAGTACAAAATTAATGAGGGATGCCAACTTTTTAAGAACCAGAAAAAACACAATTCAAAACTTCAAAACTTCAAATTCATAATGATATCGACAAGTGCTGAGAAAATTCATGAAAAAGTGGGTATTTATGCTTATATGAAGAtttgttgtatgcaaacttgTCAACAAATTTATGATTAAAAACAGAAATAAACTAGACACGTAAAAGTAGTATCACTAATCAATTCACTAATTACTTAAAGCATATGAATCTTTTCATTATGTAAATTAAGCAAGCGCACGTGGATTAAATAATTTATGGAAAGTGACGTGTTGATCCTAATCTAGAGATGCTAATTATCGATAAATGTTACGACTGATTTTATAAATAAGATTTAGGTTAACGTGTCTGCTTATTTACCGAAAACCATACTACAGTAGTACAAGTTCTCTTTCTTGACAAACAGCCTCTACTTCAATCCTTATGACGATAACTCTTCAAGCTTTCAATAATTTCCGTGTGCATAAGAGATCAATCAAATAAGGGGTCTATCATAGACAAACAAGAAATAGTGCTATGATTAAGTATTATACTTGATCCAATAAGGTCAGTCAAGCTAACTTATTTTCTTATGAAACTTCACCTCTCTTACTAAAATATACCAACAACATACTAGAGAATTAGACTGGATCTTGCTTTCACTACAATGGATCTAACTTCTCTTTCAAAGAAGAAAAATGCATTACACTCAAATCTCTACATTTAACTCACCATTAGTTTCGGTTGTCTTTAGCTCTACGATATTTGTTCAAGCCTAATTTTATTCAATATATGGATTTGAAATTTTATTCAAGTATATTCACATTTGTGTATGGCCGGTAAAGATCAactcatattattattttcttttctaaaaatataattatttttatttaatatttaataattatatatatcttttattactattatatatttttattttattaaaattttaaatataaacaatttaatatattttaaatatttaaattctaGTATATTATTTTTTAGCTTTTCATAGGATATAAATTATAtagtatataaaataaatgaaaaataatatatcATAGACATGAAAATGTGGTAGGCTTGCTTGACCcatattttaaatagttttttgtctaaatctatttttaaatctattttttaaACTCTTTCAAATTTCAAGTAAATTTTCGAGTTTTAACAACTTTTAGCCCTTAAACAAGTCTAGATAAActcaaaaaagaaaaattcaaatgATGTAAAGTGAAATTAGCACACAGATTTGTTCACGATAACTCAAGTTGGTCTATACCAGCTATTTGTCATATACTTTTATGCCGTGCTTAAATATTTTAACTATGTCtagtaaaaaattatataattaaatgtgATAGCAATGCCTATTTTTGAATATAGTTTGTATATATGATTTTCGTGTCATATGGTAAGTTTATAATGGTCCAAATAGAcatatcatatggcaccaaaCGCATACATACATTCCATATTAAGAATATTCAATTCTACCATTATCACAAACATGCCATATGTGGCATAAAAGATAGGCATACAATAAAAGTTGCCTAATAGATGCATCTTACCATTCATGGTTGTTCTTATCTTTTGAGTCAAAATGTAGTGTTTTTAGTATTATTGTATCTTCTGTATATGAGAGTTAAATATTTTGATGCAAATATGCCGCACTTAGCACAAAAGACATAAACATACAGAAAAGGTTGCCTTATAGAGGCATCCTACCATTCATGGTTGTCTCTATCTTTAGAGTAAAAAATAGAGTTTTTttggtaataatatatatattttacgtatGATTTCTTTCCATGTAAAGATGCACATTGTGTTCTTGTGAGAATAAAATATTTGGAAATAAATCTGACATACTTGGCACAAAAGGATATACAACAAAAGTTGCCTAATAGACGTGCCTTACCATTCATGGTTGTCTCTATCTTTTCTGTAAAAAATGCAAGGGCTCTGCCTAATAAGCcagtcaaattttttatttttccttaaaaattttagaaaattttaattaggccctgttaaatttttgaaaaattcttactatttttatatttttttttgaaaatttccattAATCTCTCCTAAAATTATAATTAGACccctaattttatttttgaaaattttacaagaGCTCACAAAATTTAATCCCTAAGATTCATCACTGCCTATAAATATGATGTTTTGCAACTCTTAGGGTACCAAAGCGCATTCCTTTGACATAACAATGGCCATTTTCTTCCTGTCATACTAAGACTAGTTCTTCAAGTCAGCAaaatgattgagtgcatgtgttgTGGAACCCTAAATAGTGCATTGCTCCAAGCAATGACATCACATATCGAATCAGTGATTTACCAGATGTACTTATAATTCTATTTTGTTTCATGATGGTTATGACGGAACCAGTGGGGGCGATGTTTGCATCATCAAGGAAATGAGGCCATTGTTACAATTTCCAATGATCTCATAATTACCTAATGCTGGAAAAGATGGTCAAGGAAATGGAGAAAGTCATGGAAGAGGTGCAtgtgttttcttttttttctataTCTATTTCAAGCCATCTTCAACAAAGCCTAAAACTTGCCACAGAAGTTACAGGACCACCATGAAATTGCTTCCTGATTGGATTTGATCGGCTATCAGTATAGCTTTTCCTTAAAAATTTAACTTAGGCTTTAAGGTTGAATCATCCATTCCTTAAAAATCTAAATGTAAATTGTTGGGAATGAGTTTAAGGTggtatatttattcaatttaactcAAAAATTACTTTAACCAAGCAAAGAATCTTCGGCTAAACCAACCTAGGTTGAACATATTAAGGCTTTATTGATATTTGACAAATCAAGGTCTATCTTATTGTCTTGTTACCATATTGTTTAAGAACCTGAAAAATACAATTCAAAACATGTAGATCATAATGATATGCTGATAAGAAGATTCATACAATGCTAGTTAACTTGTTAAAAATGTTGTCCAAAAGGTTGATCCAACAACAAGTAATAAAATAGGTGTAATCACATGTGTCAAAGTGAACAAGTTAAACTTGATCCAAAAAAGGAGAAACAGGTCTTCTGATCAGGTTCCTTGACTTCAAATTGCTCGATTTGTTTCCATCTTATCCAACAAAGTAAAATATAGAAGCACAATGCTCTTTGTATAATAATAGCACATTACAATTGTTAATAGACAAGAAATTTCTTTTTTCCATAAATAAGGAAACAACAATGTTTATCAATGTAAAGACGAATCAAATATAATATGTAACTAGATGGTCAAAATTCATATGTTAAGATACATTTTCTTTCAGGGCTTTGAGTTATGCCAAAAGAAGGAAGCCCATGCACCAAGTAATCAAGTTTCTTCCGTATCAGAGATGGCAAAAATCCCATTGTCCAACATTTGATTCAACAATATAGTCTATTTAGAGCAgtttaaataaaaaactaaaatggGAGAACAAATAGAGAGCCAAGCCTGCCAGAGCATGGGTAAACTCGTTAAGACCCACGAAACAAAATGCATCATGGCAATGAGCCCTAGGCAAAGATAAGCATTGCCCAAATAACACCTATAGTTTGCTAGTATAATACTAAAAATGTAATTACAGAGAGCAAACCTGTTAACCCAATCGGTTCGCCAATTACCTAAAGTGTGAACCTTTTTACTATGTAAACTAAGCAAGTGTACACGGgtgtgtaaaaaaaaattaaactgaaGTTAACCGAAtcgaaaaatcaaaatttttttagtgtaattggtttttattttctatttatttgacttatttagtcaattttttattttgatattttaagcCAAATAAACCAATTAAAACTATAACCCATGAGAGCATAAACCCATGACTCGTTTAAATGTTCAAccctaaatttaaattttaaatccaaAACCCATTAAAATTAATAATCTTAAAAGCTCAaaccaattaaaatttaaaactcaatactcattaatatttaaaacctaaattggtaatttaatttttttacaatattcattttggttttgataatttaatatatatatatttatatgaaaaaCCAAATTGATATATAAACGCTAAGAATAGTAGAAGACATAAAATTGTATATTGACCttgtaaaaaataaatatttttgagttcattaaaatttgtttgatttaattttgaatatttttataataaatttaaaaaaataaaactaatacgGTATACTAAATTGAAGAACTAATACAATTATctgaaaaagttgaaggaaaaAAATTATAAGTACCTCAATTATGCTATAAATATCTTATTATTtagtggatgtccatcaagatTAAGATAAGTTTGATGTAATTTTCTTTCTACTTGTTATATCTTGCCCTCCCaatttctatgttatttgactttcTTTGATATTTATTTCATTACAAATTAGAATTGTTTTCCaactcataaaaaaaaaaaatctaagaaccaacaaaccaaataaaaaatttcaatttgattatttaattttgCTCTCTAGGTAGATTCAATTTATTCTGTTCACATAGAATAATACATGAAAGACATGCTAATATGTCGATATTCTTGTGGATCACCAAATGCGGTGTAGAATTTGATAATGACTTTAAAAGGAACAAAGAAGATAGATTTGGCATTTATTCATCAAGTTCAAGTTTTCAGTAGTTAATTCTTACCATCAATGGTTGACCACAAAGCTAAGATTGTAGATAAATTGTATTTCTACAAAAAAACTTGGAAGTACTTTAACCAAGCAAAGAAGCTTCAGCTAAAACAACCTACGTTGAATATCAAGACCCCATTGAGGTTTTGACATATCAAGGTTCTATCCTACTGTCTCAGTACAAATTAATGAGCGATACCAACTTTTTAAGAACCAGAAAAAGCATAATTCAAAACTTCAAAATCAGAATGACATCCGCAAGTGCTCAGAAAATACATGAAATAAGTGGGTAAATATGCTCATATGAAAATTTGTAGTATGCAAACTTGTAAACAAATTTATGATTAAAAACAGAAATAAACCAGACACGCAAAGGTTGTAATTAAATTTTGACACATTAGTTGGTTTCATTTTACACTCTTACTAAAAAGCTCACATCAAAACCGAGGCCAGTATAAGTCCAGGATATCCACCACACTCCCACATAGTGACAATCAGCAGTCAATATCCATAAGCCCAACAAGGACGCCAATTGCCAACCATTTGTTAAGGGAAATTTTTGTGTGGATTAAGCAAATAATGTAAAACCCAAGTTGATAAGCAAATCAATATTCCAATGTCTCGTATTCATAACATTTCTAGGGAACAACAGAACATAACATAAACTTAAACATTCTAagtaaaagagaagaaaaaaactgATTTTAGTATTAAATCCCCACTACTACTTTCAGTCCGTACATAACAGAAGGTAAAAATATGAACTCAAAAGATCCTGTTTGAAAGACCCATGGTGCTCTTCAAGTAGAGGCACCTCACCTGCAATTAAGACACAATCAGCATCGTGAAAATTATTGCAAAATCACATACTTAAGCTCTATCAAAAGCATTTACGCGTATATATATGCTGCAGGAGCAATCAACCTAAACAAACCAAAGATAAGAAGACTTACATTTTGCCAATTTTTCTTCAACAAGGAAACAAGGAAATTGACGCTCATTTGCACATTTTGGAAGATCTGCTTCTCCTCCATTGCAACATTCCCAACAGCAACTCCCATGCATAAAACCTTCTTCAGCTGGAACTTAACCATTGCCTTTGTCTCATTCACCTTCGACTCTAGTGAATCCTGGTGAGTGACAAGGGTTGGGAATTTACCTGTGCGACAACAGcaagataaaaaaaattcaagtcagAACAGATAAAGGCAAAATGCACAAGCTTGGGTCTTCCTACAAATCCTTTAGGAGGGCAATCCAAAAACAGATGCTCTTATATTGCACTAGCCTGCTTTGTTGAGACCAGGACCCAGAAGACGTGGGATTTGCTTGATGACAGATTCAGAAGCCAAAAAGGCATGATACTTCTTCGCAAGCTTCTTCACCAACTTCTTATTCTTGTTCAGTTTCTTCAATGCTTCCACGTCCATATAATCCAAACCTATCTTCTCTGCCTGCAGTACACATTAAACCATTTAAGTTGGCCCTTTTTGACCAGAGTCCAAACAATACATTGCATCGGATTTTAAAGGATTTATACTGTACATGTTGTACCCGAGTCCAGACATAAAGTTCTCTTATAGGATATGTAAACAATCAAAGTTTCACATAAGAAAGCTGCAAAATCACCTCTTCAACGTGTTGAGCATCTCCAAGCATGCAAATCTTCATCTTGGGGCGAGGAATATGAGGCAGCTTCACAGATCCACTGAATCGCTTGTCTTTTTGAGGATCATAGTTTTTCAGACCAATCTGGAGTTCAATGGTCTCAGTAAATTTGCGCTGTTTCTCCTTTGACTGAGCTACAATGGTTGAAATAGCTTCTCTAAGCGCATCACTCTGAAGCTTACTGTAAATAAGATATCCAAAACCTTTCAGGAAAGAAAACCATAAACAACCTCACAAACTTCATAAGTTTGCATAACGAAGGGTTAATCATGGCACCATAAACAATTCAAAATCACAAAATGAACACCCCAAAACATTGCATAGTTCAAGCCAATAATTCTCAGAATGGTTCTCCTGGCACTGATGACAATCCAAATTCACAACTTAAAATTCACAATCTAATTACCGATACAAAACATTGAGTGCTAACTAAAAGAGAACACTAAGAATACCTAACAAGAACGCTATTTCATAATACTTCAAAGACTAAAGTACCTAACAGATTATCCTATAAAACACAAATCAAAGAAGGAACCAACTCTTCTAATTCGAGTCCAGTAAATCAATCATCAATAGCAAAACTAAAATGACCTCAACTCTGAATCAACAACTGATTATTTCACCGATGAAAGCACCCAACAGATTATCCTATAAAATACAAATGACGAAAGGGTCCAAACTCTCCTAATTCGAatccataaatcaataatcaatatcaAAATATACATTACCTCATCTTCGAATCTTTGTTCTTtccacaaacaataaaattttaccTGCGAAACAAGGTTACAAAGTCATCAAAAACTTAAAGAAGttataaaatgaaattagatCTGCAATGAAATGGGCGCTTCAGTAAAAGAGGGTTTAGACAGAGGGGGAGTGAGTAGCTACCGCCACCAACAAGAGATGAGAAAAGCCCTAGCCAGATTTTCTAGGCTTTGGGGAAAACATATAGGCTGGTCAGTCGAAATAATAAAACTGATCTTGGGTCAGTCTAGCCCAATTTCGTAGAATTTTGAATACAGCCCAGTTTAGTACTAAATTGGTTCAGCCCAAAAAGAGTATCTAATatcatatacataatataataattactACTTGATTGGTTCGGCCCAAAAACTTaaatatttgtttgtttattattattattatctaattttaatttaattttaacaggaaaattttaaaattaatcatcatattttttaaaagaagtattttaaatttcttaatatatctgttatatttttatttttattttcaaataactttaaattttttaaaaaatttagttaCATAAAATTTGATGTGttatttaatggttaaattaaaaatttaataataaaaagacctaattaatataatattaataatttaaagatataattaaaatttttaaaatttaaaataagaattataatttaattcacgTAAATTTATACAACTACTTAAAATTACAAAACTCATGCAATCTTGTAAAATAATTGAGAATCAGTTTTCTTTTCTTCTAAGTTGTAACATTGAatatattctttttctttttcgtcCTGAAATTGAATTCATTAGCTCTTGCCTTTTGAACACACTTTACCTTCTCAGAATTTACAAATCTTTTATTTCCAAAAGAAATAACAAATCTATTTTGAAATTACATATCTTCTTGAATTAATCTGAAATTTTCCGAATCTTTAAATTCCATCAAATTATTTATAGTTCGATTCTATCTAACCTTGCAAAAATATTCAagacaaatttttaaaattatttattacatTTTTGGAAAAGACGTAATTTATCAATccgttatatatatttattttattttcaaataaagTTAACATTATTTAcgtaatatatatacaataattattttatgaaaaaatacatatttttataaagtttaaatatttttatttttcatttttgctATGTGTCAAAATAAGATATTGACTCATGTTGCTATACTATCAGTTGTCAGTGCCACATCAACATATTTTATTAGGTATATAAAATAAACATCAAATtagattataatttttaaatttaattattaattagaaATTAGATACCAAATAGATAAAAATCACTAAATTTAAGTACCTTTTATATATTATCCCATTTGTTAACATGGTTGTAACTAAAAGTTTATATACTATAGTAAATGTCCCTACGCACCATAAAGGGAAAAATCATTGACCATTTTTACtcttttatttttacaaattttataaatttttatttcctttaacttttaattttgtttattatcaaatcacttcaaaataaatagaaaagttaatatttattatttttggtgATGTTGGATATACAGGATTACTATGTGAAAGACACCtcgatatttaattaatttaaaaattaaataaaaattaaatattttttataaaattaaaaggcAAAATAAGCAATCTTGTCAAAAGTCatttgtatttatatttttaatataattgaaGAGTTGTCTCATGCAAAAAGATATGGGTGAGGTTGATGGTACGAAGAAAAATTTGAGTCCGCCGTATTTTGCTAAGAATAACTAAAAGCATTTTCTGTGATAAGTCCAGATTTTGTATTTACATTTGGCAACCGAACCTTGGTGGTCTGCAAAGTTGCCTACACATATTTGTTGATTCTTGATAAATAAGGCCTGCAACTTTGGTTGCAGGCACTCTTGCTCTTAtgtctttcttttcctttctgaGAACATTTCTGCTTAgaatcacacacacacacacacatcaGTGTCTTTTAGTGTTTGCCAAAGGCTAAACATACTTCTAATGCAGAAACAGATTTTTCAGCCCTTGATCTTCTGCAAGAATATCATCATGTGAGTTCAATTGATTCCTCTTCTCTTTTCTTAAAAATCTTTTGATTCATTCAATGTTGGTTTCCCACAGAATCACAAAAATGTTGCTTTTGGTTTCCAAGAAGTTGTTGCTTGTCTCTGTAAatagttttagaaaaaaaattctgATTGAGATTTGAAAATTGTTGGTATCCTATTATAATTCAGATAAGCTATATCAGTATAatatctttttcaatttaaattaGTATTCTCTTTCCTGTagatttggttgtatgtaattGCACTGTTTTATTATATGATTGTTAGGCACAATTAAAATAtcctttaaatatattaaaagatATAAGAAAAAAGttgattaagttttaatttgattagtACAGGTATTGTTACTAATGTAAGAAGATATGATTTCAATTATAATGAAacgtattatatttttatttataaggtGGGGTTATAGGTAATTTTACTGACATGATACTGAATTTAACTCAaatagttattttttattttgcctagtaaaaatcataacttaaaggtgctgcaaaaataaaaatttgaagtaATAAGAAAGTTCATGCTTAATTGTTCTTATAATTTCTCAGGAACTATGACTtgatcacaatatatatatatatatgtgtgtgtgcatggTTTATGAATTATTTGGCAATAAAATTATCTGAACTTAATCATTGAGATAATTTGAGATTCTTAACCTTCTGTCCCTCTGTATAGGACTTTACAGCTGAAATCTGCCTGAAATTATctggaaaaaaaaaggggttttgtCTACAACTTTGGTGATTAAGGGAGAAAAATGGGGGATAGTAAATTGGATTGGGCTAGTTTACTTGGTGGATTACCAGACTCTGATGAATTGATGTCACTGTTAATGAATGATGTCAAAGTTGAGAAACCAGAAGATGAACAGCCGCAAGAAGGCAGCAAATTCCTAGTGCAACCGACGACAGTGATACCACAGCAGCAGGACATTCATAATGTTGCGACAGATGTTGAAACTGGTTCTTCTTCTTGTCGTCTAAATGATCAGAATAAGATTATCAAAAATGGAGGGTGTTTTATTAATCCATTAGGGTTCCCATATAGGTCTCGAATGCAGGTTTTGGCTGCAGATGCACCATCAGGAAGTGGAGAGTTGCTCGTAATGAATGATTTACCTGTTTACAAGAGAGGGAGGAACAATATACAAGAAGCCATTGAAGAGGCTGAGCAAAAGAAGAGGAAGAATAAGATCAAAAACAGAATATCAGCTGAAAAATCTCGAGCCAAGTCTAAGGTGTGTGTGTGTGGTAGTAGCAGGTATATATATGCCAGCATACTACTACTAGTCGAAAATTACGATTGATCCTTTCTCTTTCCCGTTCCTAGAATTTGAATCTCAACATATGTAACTCTTTTCCGATGCTAAGGCACCAATCTTGTTTTGAAGGAGCATACAAGATTTCTGGAAGAAAAAGTGGAGCAATTGAGAAATGAGAATGCACATTTAAAGAAATTACTTTCCCTGGTGAGAGATCTCACGTTTCTTCTTGACAAGAAACTGAGAAAATATACAATATTTTCCTATTTGCCATGTACTACTTGTTGATTTTGGCCTTTCTCATCTTGCATGTGGATCAGGAAGCTGCATCAACTGAGAGACTCCCAGAGGTACTGATTTTATATATTCAATGAACTTAATATCCATATATCAAATTTTCCAAAGGAAAGCAATGCATATCTATATTTACTAACTTACCTTCATAAAAACCCATCAAACTTATACCAGTGTGCATCATCATGTATTATACCAGTGTTACCTCACATCGACTAAATTAAGTCTTATATTCAGATAGGATGCTTAAAAAATGTTGGAGATTTTCTTCCATTGTATGTACAGGAAAGAGAAGAGATCTATGGGAAAAGGCAAAACAGTGTTTAGAACTGAAAGAACTGCAAACCTATATAGGAGCTGTATATGGAGACTAATGAGCAGGTTTAAGCTGACCAAGATCAATAGTGGTGGGACCGAATAACAATATGGGATGGCATGGTTTCCTTTTAAATACATTATAGGGTCTTCATTCTACAtcaaatatataaagaaaagCTTTTTGTTTGCCTTTAttcgacatggttttcaaaaaaaagATAATTAGATTTGCAGTGAGCTAGAAGTACATCACACTACTGCaaagtttttgataatttatattttattattgccTGCAAAAGAACATGGCTTCAATTATTTCCTAATAGATAGAATCATGATTCACCTGGATCTTGAGAAAACTACACAATATTAGGAGCTGCAAATAGTTTTAATCTCTTTTGAGTTCATCATTCAAAAAAGAAGGAAGATGTATATTTATAAGCATATTTTACGATCAAGAGAGATAAATACGGCTGGCTCGACTCACTCATCAGATCTCAGC is part of the Gossypium arboreum isolate Shixiya-1 chromosome 5, ASM2569848v2, whole genome shotgun sequence genome and harbors:
- the LOC108452902 gene encoding 60S ribosomal protein L10a-like, whose protein sequence is MSKLQSDALREAISTIVAQSKEKQRKFTETIELQIGLKNYDPQKDKRFSGSVKLPHIPRPKMKICMLGDAQHVEEAEKIGLDYMDVEALKKLNKNKKLVKKLAKKYHAFLASESVIKQIPRLLGPGLNKAGKFPTLVTHQDSLESKVNETKAMVKFQLKKVLCMGVAVGNVAMEEKQIFQNVQMSVNFLVSLLKKNWQNVRCLYLKSTMGLSNRIF